Part of the Candidatus Poribacteria bacterium genome is shown below.
TCGTTGAACAGTTAAAATCATATTTGACGGAAAGAATACCCACAATTGCGCAAACTGGTAGCGAGGCTATCAGGGAAACGTTTCAATTCGCCGGTTCGGTCGCCTTTGGGTTCGGCGGATTCCTTGCCACAGTGTTGTTCGCCTTCATCGTGTTTGTCTACGCGAGTCAGTCGTTTGATAACTATTTCCGCAGTTTCATCATGCTGGTGCCTGAACGCTATCGTGAGACTGTCAAGACCTATCTACGCGAAATTGATAAAAATCTTCAACAATTCCTAAAAGGGCAAGTCGCGGTGATTGCGATTGTGTCCGTGATTTCCTGCATCGCATACAGCATTATCGGGGTGCCGTTCGCTTTGGTTATCGGATTGCTCGCGGGTATCTGTAATGCGATACCGACCTTTGGTCCCTTTATCGGTGGCGGTTTCGCCTTTATAGCGATGCTGATGGGACTCGCAGCTGGAGATTTCGGCTTAATTGACTTCCTTGTTCGTAGTGCCGTTGTGTTAGGTGCCATCCTCGGTATTCAGACGCTTGACAACTCGCTTATCTCTCCCAAAATCATGAGTTCTGCTGTTGATGTGGATCCATTGCTGATTATGTTCGCTGTGATTGTCGGGGCAGCCGTACTCGGTTTTTGGGGGGTTTTGCTTGCAATTCCTATCATTGTTGTGATAAAATCGGTTATCGCTGTTTCCAACGACAGAGAGACAATTGGAAAACACCCGTAAGAGAAAAGGCAGTCGGCTGTCAGCAAAGAGGTTTCAAGAATAGCAGTCGGCACAGGCTGCAAAGCAACCCTTTCGGCAGTCAGGGCAGCAGAAAATCTGTAAACTGCTCTAAAGCACCTAAAGTTGTTAAGAAACCCTCTTTCAACTTTACAGACTTCGCAACTTTCGTACACTTGCAAACTTTATTGCCTCTTCAAAAAGGAACATTAGAAAAATGGAAACTGGACACCCCATTGTTGCGATTGTCGGCAGACCGAATGTCGGAAAATCATCGCTCTTCAATCGAATCGCTGGAAATAGCCAGCAGCCAGCAGCCGTCAGGGATCAGCAAGAAAATCTCTTTGCTGAAGGTTTCCGAAAACCGAAGGTTTCCAAAGGCTCCCGTTCCTCGCGTAGATTCGCCGTTGTCCATGATACTCCGGGCGTAACGCGCGATAGGAACTATGCAGATGTAGAATGGGCGGATCGTCCGTTTACCATTGTTGATACGGGTGGTTTGGACGTTGATCCGGATGATCGACTTATTGATAACGTTCAATCACAAGTAGATGCCGCTTTGGCTGAAGCGAGCCTTGTGCTTTTCGTCGTTGACGCGCGAACCGGTATCATGCCACACGACCTAATCGTCGCTGACAAACTCAGAGCCGCTGACAAACCGATTTGTCTCGTCGTTAACAAGGTAGATAGCGAGCAATTTCGCAATGAAGCCGCCGAGTTTTATAGGCTTGGCCTGGAAGAACCGATGTGGACCTCCTGTGTCCAAAACGATGGGATACGAGAACTGCTTGACCGGGTCGTAGAAACTCTGCCGGAAACTGACGAAACAGTCCACCACGCACCTGCAGCAATAAAAATTGCGATTGTCGGTAGACCGAATGTCGGAAAATCATCCCTTATCAACAATCTGTTGGGTGAAGAACGGATGATTGTTGATGACCGACCCGGCACGACGCGTGATGCGGTGAATATACGGATCGTTCACGATAACATCCCTTTTGAGGTCGTTGACACAGCCGGCATGCGACGTAAATCGGTTATCAGCGATGAACTTGAATCCGTCACTGTGAAACGTGCGATACACAGCATTCGCCAAAGCGATGTCGCCGTACTCGTGCTGGATGTAACCGAAGATGTCGCACAGCAAGATAAGACAATCGCCAATTTCATTGAACGGCAGGGGAAAGCCTCCATTTTAGTCATGAATAAATGGGACCTCATCGTCGATAAGAATAACACGACACACCCAGCGTTTATGGATACGATAGATGCGCAGCTCCCACGACTCGGCTACGTCCCACGCGTTTTTGTTTCTGCACTAACTGGACAACGCGTTACCCAAATATTGGAAACTGCCCTTGAAGTTTACCGTGAGTATTGCACCCATATCCCGACACCAGCACTCAACGACCTGCTTCTGGAGTTGCGCAACGCGCACCCGCCCCCGCGCGTTAAGGGCGCGCGACCTGCACTCAAATATATCACGCAAGTGGAGACAAAACCGCCGACTTTCCTAATCTTTGGACGAAACGTCCATCGTGTGCAGCAGCCGTATGAATCATATCTTATCAACAACATTCGGGAAGAATTTGGATTTCACGGCACACCGATACGGATCTTTTATCGTAGGTCATAATCCCAAAAGGAGGAACGCTTTGTCACGATTTAAAGTTTTTATCACACGTCCTATCCCTGAAGAAATTCGTGCGAAGATCGAAGCGGAATGCGACGTTGATATGTGGCATACGAGTGCTATTCTGCCGCCTATTGCCGAAAGGATCCCCCCTCTTGATGGATTGCTAACTTATGGACATGAACTGGTCACTCCAGAAATGATCGCTACTGCACCGAATCTTAAAGCGATCTCTGTTATGGGAGTCGGTTATGACCACGTCCACGTTGGTGCCTGTGAAGAACGGGGAATCGCGGTAGGACATACGCCCGGTGTCCTCAGTGATACCACCGCCGACATGACCATGGCACTCCTACTCGCCGCTGCACGAAATATCGTTCCCGCCTACAACCATGTCCAAGTTTCTAAGGAGTGGAAGTACTACGACCCAAACATCCTTTGGGGTACTGATGTGCACCACGCGACATTGGGGATTGTCGGTATGGGACGAATTGGACATGCAGTTGCGAAACGCGCAAGAGCCTTTGATATGCGCGTCCTCTATTACAAACGTGAACGTAGAGAGGACTGGGAACAGGAACTTGGGGTGGAGTATGTAACGCTTGAAAATCTTCTGGAAACCTCTGATTTCGTGACGCTCCACGTGCCGCTAACCGAGGAAACAACACACCTCATTGGCGAAGCGGAACTTGCTTTGATGAAAGAGACAGCCATCTTAGTCAACATCGCGAGAGGTCCCGTCGTTGACCACTACGCTTTACACAATGCCCTCAAAGATGGACAAATTGCCGGTGCAGCTGTCGATGTAACCGAACCCGAACCGATTAATACCGACCACCCGCTCCTCGACTTAGACAATGTTATCATCGCACCGCATCTTGGTAGCGCTACCGTTCAAACACGAATGAAAATGGCAACAATGGCGATGGAAAATTTACTCGCCGGTTTGAAGGGA
Proteins encoded:
- the der gene encoding ribosome biogenesis GTPase Der, translating into METGHPIVAIVGRPNVGKSSLFNRIAGNSQQPAAVRDQQENLFAEGFRKPKVSKGSRSSRRFAVVHDTPGVTRDRNYADVEWADRPFTIVDTGGLDVDPDDRLIDNVQSQVDAALAEASLVLFVVDARTGIMPHDLIVADKLRAADKPICLVVNKVDSEQFRNEAAEFYRLGLEEPMWTSCVQNDGIRELLDRVVETLPETDETVHHAPAAIKIAIVGRPNVGKSSLINNLLGEERMIVDDRPGTTRDAVNIRIVHDNIPFEVVDTAGMRRKSVISDELESVTVKRAIHSIRQSDVAVLVLDVTEDVAQQDKTIANFIERQGKASILVMNKWDLIVDKNNTTHPAFMDTIDAQLPRLGYVPRVFVSALTGQRVTQILETALEVYREYCTHIPTPALNDLLLELRNAHPPPRVKGARPALKYITQVETKPPTFLIFGRNVHRVQQPYESYLINNIREEFGFHGTPIRIFYRRS
- a CDS encoding D-glycerate dehydrogenase: MSRFKVFITRPIPEEIRAKIEAECDVDMWHTSAILPPIAERIPPLDGLLTYGHELVTPEMIATAPNLKAISVMGVGYDHVHVGACEERGIAVGHTPGVLSDTTADMTMALLLAAARNIVPAYNHVQVSKEWKYYDPNILWGTDVHHATLGIVGMGRIGHAVAKRARAFDMRVLYYKRERREDWEQELGVEYVTLENLLETSDFVTLHVPLTEETTHLIGEAELALMKETAILVNIARGPVVDHYALHNALKDGQIAGAAVDVTEPEPINTDHPLLDLDNVIIAPHLGSATVQTRMKMATMAMENLLAGLKGEQLPYAAFQPNFLIGVSSQ